In Xiphophorus maculatus strain JP 163 A chromosome 2, X_maculatus-5.0-male, whole genome shotgun sequence, one genomic interval encodes:
- the LOC102238301 gene encoding leucine-rich repeat-containing protein 4-like, giving the protein MSPLAQVNVQSTWNTALLAVVSLMVPALSMCQSTGPELGSTIPQNCPGVCSCTNQLSKVVCTRRGLIRVPPNIPANTRYLNLMENSIETIQADTFRHLHHLEVLQLGRNAIRQIEVGAFNGLTSLNTLELFDNRLTVIPSGAFEYLSKLRELWLRNNPIESIPSYAFNRVPSLMRLDLGELRKLEYISEGAFEGLHNLKYLNLGMCSLREFPNLSPLLGLEELEISENVFPELKPGAFRGLKNLRKLWIMNSAITIIERNAFDDITALVELNLAHNNLSSLPHNLFTPLQYLVELHLHHNPWRCDCDVVWLSWWLRENIPTNSTCCGRCHTPVQMRGRYLVEVDQTTFQCSAPVILDAPRDLNISAARVAEMKCRTAAMSSVRWLLPNGTVLTHSSAHPRISVLNDGTLNFSNVLPSDTGVYTCMVSNMAGNSNASAYLNVSNAELNTSNLSYFTTVTVEVLEPTVEETPKPKPTLPASPSVFQPVFISTPTVLFQNTQTPRQVSIPTARVPSGPPASLDEMMKTTKIIIGCFVAVTLLAAAMLIAFYKLRKRHQQRSTVAAARTIEIIQMEEEVPPVPPPTSGSSGSDETGLVLPTLVEHNSNTFKPGYVSSSSSSRQGSYGAHWTQNNSLHRSVRQHHSHISIIADPYVIMTSHGKEKVQETQI; this is encoded by the coding sequence ATGAGTCCGTTGGCCCAGGTTAATGTGCAGTCTACCTGGAACACAGCCCTGCTAGCCGTGGTTTCCCTCATGGTGCCTGCTCTTAGTATGTGCCAGTCCACAGGGCCGGAGTTGGGCTCAACAATTCCACAGAACTGTCCAGGTGTTTGTTCCTGCACTAACCAGCTCAGCAAGGTGGTGTGCACCCGCAGAGGCCTGATCAGGGTTCCTCCGAACATCCCAGCCAACACCAGGTACCTGAACCTGATGGAGAACAGCATAGAGACCATACAAGCAGATACCTTCAGACATTTGCATCATCTGGAGGTGTTGCAATTGGGCAGAAATGCAATCAGGCAGATTGAAGTTGGGGCTTTTAATGGTTTGACTAGCCTCAATACCCTGGAGTTGTTTGACAACAGACTAACAGTCATACCAAGTGGAGCTTTTGAGTATCTTTCAAAATTGAGAGAGCTGTGGCTCAGAAATAATCCAATTGAGAGCATTCCCTCTTATGCCTTTAACCGAGTTCCCTCACTCATGAGACTAGACCTGGGAGAGTTGAGGAAGTTGGAGTACATCTCTGAAGGGGCTTTTGAGGGCCTTCATAACCTCAAGTACCTGAATTTAGGGATGTGCAGTTTAAGGGAGTTTCCAAATTTGTCACCTCTCTTGGGACTGGAGGAGTTGGAGATTTCTGAAAACGTTTTCCCAGAGCTAAAGCCCGGGGCCTTCCGTGGGCTGAAGAATTTGCGTAAACTTTGGATTATGAACTCTGCCATTACCATCATTGAGAGGAATGCATTTGATGACATCACTGCTTTGGTGGAGTTGAATCTAGCCCATAATAATTTATCATCCCTTCCCCATAACCTGTTCACCCCTCTACAGTACCTGGTGGAGCTACATCTACACCATAACCCTTGGCGCTGTGATTGTGATGTAGTTTGGCTTTCCTGGTGGCTCAGAGAAAATATTCCCACAAATTCGACCTGTTGTGGACGCTGCCACACTCCAGTCCAGATGAGAGGAAGATACTTAGTGGAAGTTGATCAAACAACGTTTCAGTGTTCAGCACCAGTCATACTCGATGCTCCAAGAGATCTGAACATTTCTGCTGCAAGAGTGGCGGAAATGAAGTGTCGTACAGCAGCAATGAGCTCGGTCCGATGGCTTCTCCCCAATGGGACTGTGTTAACCCATAGCTCAGCTCATCCAAGGATATCTGTTCTCAATGATGGGACACTCAACTTTTCCAATGTTCTCCCTTCAGACACAGGAGTCTACACTTGCATGGTGAGCAACATGGCAGGCAATTCCAATGCTTCTGCCTATCTCAATGTCAGCAATGCTGAACTTAACACTTCTAACCTATCCTACTTTACAACTGTCACAGTGGAAGTGTTAGAGCCCACAGTGGAGGAGACCCCTAAGCCCAAGCCCACTTTACCTGCTTCACCCTCTGTTTTTCAACCTGTGTTCATCTCCACACCAACTGTGCTGTTCCAAAATACTCAAACTCCAAGGCAGGTATCAATTCCTACAGCCAGAGTACCTAGTGGGCCACCTGCCAGTCTGGATGAGATgatgaaaaccacaaaaatcaTCATTGGCTGCTTTGTAGCTGTTACATTGCTGGCAGCCGCCATGTTGATAGCATTCTATAAACTGCGAAAGAGGCATCAGCAGAGAAGTACTGTGGCTGCAGCCAGGACAATAGAAATCATACAAATGGAGGAAGAGGTTCCACCTGTTCCACCACCTACATCCGGATCCAGCGGCTCTGACGAAACAGGTTTGGTACTGCCAACATTAGTGGAAC